A genomic stretch from Ursus arctos isolate Adak ecotype North America unplaced genomic scaffold, UrsArc2.0 scaffold_21, whole genome shotgun sequence includes:
- the CD63 gene encoding CD63 antigen produces the protein MAVEGGMKCVKFLLYVLLLAFCACAVGLIAVGVGAQLVLSQTIIQGATPGSLLPVVIIAVGAFLFLVAFVGCCGACKENYCLMITFAIFLSLIMLVEVAAAIAGYVFRDKVMLEFNKDFRQQMQNYRKDNHTTSALDKMQEDFKCCGAANYTDWESVPVMSKGQVPDSCCINVTKDCGVSFNVKNIYPEGCVEKIGGWLRSNVLVVAAAALGIAFVEVLGIVFACCLVKSIRSGYEVM, from the exons ATGGCGGTGGAAGGAGGAATGAAATGTGTCAAGTTCTTGCTCTACGTTCTTCTGCTGGCCTTCTGC GCCTGTGCAGTGGGACTGATCGCCGTGGGTGTAGGGGCCCAGCTGGTCCTGAGTCAGACCATTATCCAGGGGGCCACGCCTGGCTCCCTGTTGCCCGTGGTCATCATCGCAGTGGGTGCCTTCCTCTTCCTGGTGGCCTTTGTGGGCTGCTGTGGGGCCTGCAAGGAGAACTACTGTCTTATGATCACG TTTGCCATCTTCCTGTCTCTCATCATGCTGGTGGAGGTGGCTGCAGCCATTGCTGGCTATGTGTTTAGAGACAAG GTGATGTTAGAATTTAATAAGGACTTCCGGCAGCAGATGCAGAATTATCGGAAAGACAACCACACGACTTCGGCCCTGGACAAGATGCAGGAAGAT tTTAAATGCTGCGGGGCAGCTAACTACACGGACTGGGAGAGCGTCCCTGTCATGTCCAAGGGCCAAGTCCCTGACTCCTGCTGCATCAATGTCACGAAGGACTGCGGGGTTTCTTTCAATGTGAAGAATATCTACCCTGAG GGCTGTGTGGAGAAGATTGGGGGCTGGCTGAGGAGCAACGTGCTGGTGGTGGCTGCAGCAGCCCTGGGCATTGCCTTTGTGGAG GTACTGGGAATTGTCTTTGCCTGCTGCCTCGTGAAGAGTATCCGAAGTGGCTATGAAGTGATGTAG